Proteins encoded within one genomic window of Ursus arctos isolate Adak ecotype North America unplaced genomic scaffold, UrsArc2.0 scaffold_7, whole genome shotgun sequence:
- the VCL gene encoding vinculin isoform X1 yields MPVFHTRTIESILEPVAQQISHLVIMHEEGEVDGKAIPDLTAPVAAVQAAVSNLVRVGKETVQTTEDQILKRDMPPAFIKVENACTKLVQAAQMLQSDPYSVPARDYLIDGSRGILSGTSDLLLTFDEAEVRKIIRVCKGILEYLTVAEVVETMEDLVTYTKNLGPGMTKMAKMIDERQQELTHQEHRVMLVNSMNTVKELLPVLISAMKIFVTTKNSKNQGIEEALKNRNFTVEKMSAEINEIIRVLQLTSWDEDAWASKDTEAMKRALASIDSKLNQAKGWLRDPSASPGDAGEQAIRQILDEAGKVGELCAGKERREILGTCKMLGQMTDQVAELRARGQGASPVAMQKAQQVSQGLDVLTAKVENAARKLEAMTNSKQSIAKKIDAAQNWLADPNGGPEGEEQIRGALAEARKIAELCDDPKERDDILRSLGEISALTSKLADLRRQGKGDSPEARALAKQVATALQNLQTKTNRAVANSRPAKAAVHLEGKIEQAQRWIDNPTVDDRGVGQAAIRGLVAEGHRLANVMMGPYRQDLLAKCDRVDQLTAQLADLAARGEGESPQARALASQLQDSLKDLKARMQEAMTQEVSDVFSDTTTPIKLLAVAATAPPDAPSREEVFDERAANFEHHSGRLGATAEKAAAVGTANKSTVEGIQASVKTARELTPQVVSAARILLRNPGNQAAYEHFETMKNQWIDNVEKMTGLVDEAIDTKSLLDASEEAIKKDLDKCKVAMANIQPQMLVAGATSIARRANRILLVAKREVENSEDPKFREAVKAASDELSKTISPMVMDAKAVAGNISDPGLQKSFLDSGYRILGAVAKVREAFQPQEPDFPPPPPDLEQLRLADELAPPKPPLPEGEVPPPRPPPPEEKDEEFPEQKAGEVINQPMMMAARQLHDEARKWSSKPGNRAAEVGIGVLAEADAADAVGFPVPPDMEDDFEPELLLMPSNQPVNQPILAAAQSLHREATKWSSKGNDIIAAAKRMALLMAEMSRLVRGGSGTKRALIQCAKDIAKASDEVTRLAKEVAKQCTDKRIRTNLLQVCERIPTISTQLKILSTVKATMLGRTNISDEESEQATEMLVHNAQNLMQSVKETVREAEAASIKIRTDAGFTLRWVRKTPWYQ; encoded by the exons GGTTGAGAATGCTTGCACCAAGCTTGTCCAGGCAGCCCAGATGCTTCAGTCGGATCCTTACTCAGTGCCTGCTCGAGATTATCTAATCGATGGGTCAAGGGGCATCCTCTCCGGCACATCAGACCTGCTCCTCACCTTCGATGAGGCTGAG gttCGTAAAATTATTAGAGTTTGCAAAGGAATTTTGGAATATCTTACAGTGGCAGAGGTGGTGGAAACTATGGAAGATTTGGTCACCTACACAAAGAATCTTGGACCAG GAATGACAAAGATGGCCAAGATGATCGATGAGAGGCAGCAGGAACTGACTCACCAGGAGCACCGAGTGATGTTGGTGAACTCCATGAACACCGTGAAAGAATTGCTGCCAGTTCTCATTTCAG ctATGAAGATTTTTGTAACaactaaaaattcaaaaaacCAAGGCATAGAAGAAGCTTTGAAAAACCGCAACTTTACTGTAGAGAAGATGAGTGCTGAAATTAATGAGATCATTCGGGTATTACAACTCACTTCTTGGGATGAAGATGCCTGGGCCAGCAAG GACACTGAAGCCATGAAGAGAGCATTGGCCTCCATAGACTCCAAACTGAACCAGGCCAAAGGTTGGCTTCGTGATCCCAGTGCCTCCCCAG GGGATGCTGGTGAGCAGGCCATCAGACAGATCTTAGATGAAGCTGGAAAAGTTGGTGAACTCTGTGCAGGCAAAGAACGCAGGGAGATCCTGGGAACCTGTAAAATGCTGGGGCAGATGACTGATCAGGTGGCTGAACTCCGAGCCAG AGGACAAGGGGCCTCACCGGTGGCCATGCAGAAAGCCCAGCAGGTGTCGCAGGGTCTGGATGTACTCACAGCCAAAGTGGAAAATGCAGCCCGCAAGCTGGAAGCTATGACCAACTCCAAGCAGAGCATTGCCAAGAAGATTGATGCTGCTCAG AATTGGCTTGCAGATCCAAATGGTGGACCCGAAGGAGAAGAACAGATTCGAGGGGCTTTGGCTGAAGCTCGGAAAATAGCCGAATTATGTGATGATCCTAAAGAGAGAGATGACATTCTACGTTCTCTTGGGGAAATATCTGCTCTGACTTCTAAATTAGCAGATCTGCGGAGACA gggcAAAGGAGATTCCCCAGAGGCCCGAGCATTGGCCAAACAGGTGGCCACAGCCCTGCAGAACTTGCAGACCAAAACGAATAGAGCTGTGGCCAACAGCAGGCCCGCCAAGGCAGCTGTCCACCTGGAGGGCAAGATTGAGCAGGCACAGCGGTGGATTGATAATCCCACAGTTGATGACCGGGGCGTTG GTCAGGCTGCCATCCGGGGGCTTGTGGCCGAAGGGCATCGTCTGGCCAATGTCATGATGGGGCCGTATCGCCAAGATCTTCTTGCAAAGTGTGACCGCGTGGACCAGCTGACAGCACAGCTGGCTGACCTTGCTGCCAGAGGGGAAGGCGAGAGTCCTCAGGCGAGAGCGCTTGCCTCTCAGCTCCAAGACTCCTTAAAG GATCTGAAAGCCCGGATGCAGGAGGCGATGACTCAGGAGGTGTCAGATGTTTTCAGTGATACCACAACTCCCATCAAGCTGTTGGCAGTGGCGGCCACTGCACCTCCTGATGCTCCCAGTCGGGAGGAA GTATTTGACGAGAGGGCAGCTAACTTTGAGCACCATTCGGGAAGGCTTGGTGCCACAGCGGAGAAGGCAGCTGCTGTTGGAACTGCTAATAAATCCACGGTGGAAGGCATTCAGGCCTCAGTGAAGACGGCCCGAGAACTCACACCCCAG GTTGTCTCAGCTGCTCGCATCTTACTTAGGAATCCTGGAAATCAAGCTGCTTATGAACATTTTGAGACCATGAAGAACCAGTGGATCGATAATGTCGAAAAAATGACAG GGCTGGTGGACGAAGCTATTGATACCAAATCTCTGTTGGATGCTTCTGAAGAAGCAATTAAAAAAGACCTGGACAAGTGTAAAGTAGCCATGGCCAACATCCAGCCGCAGATGTTGGTCGCCGGGGCAACCAGCATCGCCCGTCGGGCCAACCGTATCCTGCTGGTGGCCAAGAGGGAGGTGGAGAACTCGGAGGATCCCAAGTTCCGTGAGGCTGTGAAAGCCGCCTCTGACGAGTTGAGCAAAACCATCTCCCCAATGGTGATGGATGCAAAGGCTGTGGCTGGAAACATTTCTGACCCTG GCCTGCAAAAGAGCTTCCTGGACTCAGGATATCGGATCTTGGGAgctgtggccaaggtcagagAAGCCTTCCAACCTCAGGAGCCTGACTTCCCGCCTCCTCCTCCGGATCTTGAACAGCTCCGT CTGGCAGATGAGCTTGCTCCTCCCAAACCACCTCTGCCCGAGGGTGAGGTCCCTCCGCCCAGGCCCCCACCGCCAGAGGAGAAGGATGAAGAGTTCCCCGAGCAGAAAGCCGGGGAGGTGATTAACCAGCCGATGATGATGGCTGCCAGGCAGCTCCATGATGAAGCTCGCAAATGGTCCAGCAAG CCGGGTAACCGAGCCGCTGAGGTGGGTATAGGTGTTCTAGCTGAGGCAGATGCGGCCGATGCTGTTGGGTTCCCTGTCCCCCCTGACATGGAAGACGATTTCGAACCTGAGCTGCTGTTAATGCCATCCAATCAGCCGGTCAACCAGCCCATTCTGGCCGCGGCTCAGTCCTTGCATCGGGAAGCTACCAAGTGGTCTAGTAAG GGCAATGACATCATTGCAGCAGCCAAGCGCATGGCTCTGCTGATGGCTGAGATGTCTCGGCTGGTAAGAGGGGGCAGTGGTACCAAGCGGGCACTGATTCAGTGTGCCAAGGACATTGCCAAGGCCTCAGACGAGGTGACGCGGCTGGCCAAGGAGGTTGCCAAGCAGTGCACAGATAAGCGGATTAGAACCAACCTCTTACAG GTATGTGAGCGAATCCCGACCATAAGCACCCAGCTCAAGATCCTGTCCACGGTGAAGGCCACCATGCTGGGCCGGACCAACATCAGTGACGAGGAGTCTGAGCAG GCCACAGAGATGCTGGTTCACAACGCGCAGAACCTCATGCAGTCCGTGAAGGAGACTGTCCGAGAAGCAGAAGCTGCTTCAATCAAAATTCGAACAGATGCTGGATTTACACTGCGCTGGGTTAGAAAGACTCCCTGGTACCAGTAG